atttatagaataacTCATACCTATTTTGATGATTCTGCAACAAACTGTGAATTATTTGTTATTGATTTATACCACTTTAAATTGAATTTAAAGATTTTGCGTATTTCCATCAAATCAGAAACATAAAAATAGATATGGTTTATTATttaaatgtctagcatacttttacaacctttgttttTAATAAAAAATCCAGTTTTGTGACAATCaatgaattagttattgatttttaCCATTTTAAATGGCTTTTGGCAAATTCCTGTTGAATGTTTGATTAATATCAGTTGAATGTTTGATGAATGTCTGTTGAATATCTGAATGTGTGAATATAAAACCAACTTTACCTCGGTTTCCTTGTTTGGGTGTGTCGTCACTTTCTTCTTTGGCCGTTGCTATTTGAAGAGATCCAGAAAGGatactacattttttttattttgagtgCATGGGAGCATACTAGTTCGGTTTGCCTAACTGACTTCGGCTAGacgccagccgaactgaagctTGCGGACGCATTTACCCTGTCTTACACACTTTATTACACACCGTTATGATGATTATAGATAGTCTGTGGAGGAGGAACGGCACATGGATTAATTACACTCCTGATGGTTTCTTCTCCTCTGCTTTGAGCAGGGTTGCCAGGTCCAGATGAAATGACAATGACCCTTCAAAAACCCTCCCACGGGGTCTGAAAACTAGGTCAACATTTCTGTTGCAGCAAGAAATGATTTGCCACATTTCTCCAACAAACCCTTTCCCATAACATAACCTAGCGAATTAAGAAAGAATATCGACGTAATTTGTAACGACAGAAGAAAAGTTTTCCATTAAAATGATTATTATTGCGAGCTTAATAATATGTCCCAACGTAAAATGTACGTAAATTGCCCTTATTAAACTCACCACAACAATGGATGTCTGACTTGTTTGACTGCGATGAttcagcaataaggcccgaggaggctTGGTAGGttaaatggccaatataccaaggctaagggctgttcttaaggcacttgacagcccgcttggagtttgccaaaaggcacctaaaggactcgcaaaccatgaaaaacaagattctctggtctaatgaaaccaagatttaactttttggcctgaatgccaagcgtcacatctggaggaaacctggcactaaaacctgctccagagcgcacaggacctcagactggggtgaaggttcaccttccaacatgacaacgccctaaacacacagccaagacaacacaggagtggctttgggacaagtctctgaatgtccttgagtggtccagccagaacccgatcaaacaacctgacagagcttgagaggatctgcaaagaagaatgggagaaactccccaaatacagttgtgtgtgtgaagcttgtaatgtcatacccatgaagactccaggctgtaatcgctgcttcaataaagtactgaatacttctgtaaatgtgatatttccgttttttttaaataaatttgcaaaaatttctaaacctgtttttgctttgtcattgtgggctattgtgtgtagactgatgagggggggaaacaattgaatctattttagaataacgctgtagtgtaacaaaatgtggaaaaagtcaacgggtctgaatactttccgaatgcaccgtaggTGTCTCTATAATGACAAGCTAAATAGCCTACAATTGGTAAAAAGTTGTCAAGGAGTGTGCTGCTCTGTCTCCATAAATCAGCTGCAGCGCTTTCTCAACAGTACtctcaacaaacacacacacacacacacaacccccccccccccccccccttcgggCCCCCATTCCCTCCCCACCACtctgtcactcactcacttagTTCAATTCAAAGGGATTTatttgcatgggaaacatatgtttacattgacaaagcaagtgaaatagataataaacaaaagtgaaataaacaataaaagatGAACACACTCAGTAACAGCCTGCTCACTGCCTGATAGTCAGCAGCAGGTCACagtgaaatatatataaaataatattatACAAAAGAAAGAGAAATGCCATGGCGGCAGCCGTGCATTTTAGAGGTAGCCAAAAACTTGTCCGCGACCAATACAGTTTTATCACGGACATGGCAACCCTGGCTTTGAGGTAAGCACACGCGCCGATGACGTCAAGTCAGATCACACCTAGTACACAGCGTGATCTAAACAGTTGCAGACGCGTCTCTCTCAAAGCCAGTGATTGGTCAGAAAGGGGTCGCCCCGGTCGAATGGGAGGGGAGTGGTGAGTGTCCCAAGTACTGCTATTAgttgtcgagagagagagagcgagacaaagaGAGGATGAGATAGTGAGAGAAGAGAGTTCATTGTGAGGGCTGAAGCGCACAGTACACAGAAAAACTTTTTTTGCTTCTTGTCTTTGACAGCAGAAGAAGGCTACTATAAAGTAGCGGAGAATGTCAATTTCCATATGGAATTCCGTATCTGCGCAGTAGGCTACATCTCCTCCAAGCCTGAGCAGGTGTCAGATTTTACTGCGTTCACTTGCTGAAGGGGTAAGAGTTTATAATCTCTATGATGCTCTCACTCAGCAAATCCGCTTGACTAATAGCTCATTGATTTTGTTGTGCAGGTAACGTTATATGTCGATTTACAACATGTCATGTAATTTTATAAGCATTATTTGTACGTTATTGGTAGGCATACTATAAGCAAATATGTTCGATCATGAAACATCTGACGTCCCGCAGCAAACTGTTCGCCAAAATGCGCGCCTATGGAGCAGATTGCGCTTCGCTGCAAACTAGGCATTCCCGCATTTCAGTGGCTCCCCCTGTGACTGTCAAGCATAATAATTAATTATTGTTGGTCCTTGATGTAGACTATTATCAATGACATTCATCAAGTTACTCATTATGTAAACAATTGGTCATTTTATATACTACTTATAATTACATGATTTTACACTAGGTGTACTAATCTTATCGCATCAGACAGTGTCATGCTTCATTGCATCTGTGGCCAGCCCTGTGTCATGACCTACGCCTAATAGacaccaccctctctcctcatTAAACTCTTTATACTCTTTAAGTGAGAGAACGTTGCTTTGTTTAACCGTTGCTTTCACTTTATTTCTGTCAACATCAGTATTTCAGACAGTGCCAGTGTTCTACTAATACAACTGCCTTGTAATATAGTTGAACTATAAGATAATGTCTCACTGTTGCTTAGTAACAACTCAAAGGGCCTCAGTCCAACATCCACTCTTTATCCCCTGTTGGAGTCAACAACCAGCTTTTAAACGTtctgttctcccctcttctctctctctctctctctctctctctccttcctcttcccctcactctactctcatctcccccctctctctctctccttcctctcctctcctcatcccctctctctctccttcctctcccccctctctaagCAGGCTTAcactgcatgtgtgcgtgtgtttccTTGACAACCCACAGAGTGTCtttggctacatcccaaatggcaccctattctcatgtagtgcactacttctgaccagggcccagagtgcactatatagggaataggttgccattttgggATGCAGACATTGTGTGGTCTGAGGCCCAAGGATTATGCTGTCATCCCACAAACAGAGTATCTAGGTTGCTGGGCAGTTGCCAGCACAGGTCAGGGGCTAGCGACGTTTAGCTAATGATTGATGTCTGTTTGTTTGCAGGTGCTGACGGAGTTGTCTTGGAATCCCTCTGTTCTTTCAATCCATCTCTCATCAACCTGATCTCCCTCCTACTATCcctatccctcactctctcctcacccctccatctcccctctctgacAGTTATGGAGGACCCGGAACCCCCCTCTGTGGTGGATGGTCCGTCCCTGCTCTGGCAGCCTGAAAAGAGGCGAAGCAGGAAGTCGGGATGTTCCAACATCTTCGCGGGGGTAAACCTGCGTCAGCTAAGACGGCTGTTCCATGTGGCCGGGGACCGGGACGCAGAGCAGCGGGCAAGACTGGTGTGGGGCAGAGAAGAgcgagatagaggaggagaggaagaggaggagagggaggagggagagatggatgcaGGGCTGGCCCAGGCGTTGGTGGGGTTCAGGGTGAGAGCCAGAAGCAGGAGTGGTATCAGGACGGAGGGACACAGAGAACCCAAGTTGCTGAAAGCATTTGGACACCTCAggtaagagaaagagagggatagaggggagagaaaggagttagagacagatggagagagagagagcacaacgagagaaggaaagaggagacagagacagaattaAAGAGAGTGGAAACCAGGTCAAGGGTATTTGGTCTGGCATCAACAGACAGATCAGCTCAAATCCTTTAACTACATCCTCCACCTGACTAGAGACTCTCCACATTTAACTTCCGTTTAACTGACAAATCGATTAAATTAGTGGTAGTCAGGCTTCTAATGATCTCTATGGTCTCTTGTTCTATCCCATGTCAGTGTTTGCACATCTGAGGCCCTATGTATCAAGCATCTCATAGGAGGagtgctgatcttggatcagaTCCCCCATGTCCATCTAATCTTATTCTTTGGGATCCAAAAGTCAAAActtgatcctaaatcagcactacTACTTTGAAAGCTTTGATACATACAGGCCCTGAAGCAACCGCATAGGTAGAAGCAGGGTTGTGCCTGAAATACCACTTCCAGTTGTTTCCACTGTGACTTTGTTTTAAAGagacttccctccctctctctcactttcccttctctctatccctcatatttgcactctccctccttctccttccaGGATTAAGGGGGGTTTGGACCACCATGAGGAGGACAATGAAGAGGAGGACCCCAGTGATATTGGAGAGCTGGACCCCCTCCCTGGAGGGTCGACAGGTGCAGAGGGGGGCGCCCCGTTGACGGACACACAGAGGCCCTCAGAGAGACCCCATCTGGAGAGGCTGGGGGCCACGACGAGGCAGGAGGGAACCAGGGACCCAGAACGCTACCTCCATCGCATTCTACACTGAGCCAATGGAGAGAAATGAGCGCTGACCTGCTGAACTTAAAACGTGTCATAAAGCTGCTCTGTGTAATTGGTCCTTTTTCCATTCCCACCAATCAGAGTGAGGTGTCGTTCCATACAGAGTTGCCATGTGTGGAGTTAAATGAAGTATGTTGTCAACCTAACCTTACTTGTCGAGACGTTGTCACTTTAACCAAAGGAGGGGAGAGAACTGGTGACATCACAGTGACTGTTTCAGAACATTATCAATCCAGTCACTGTTCACTGACTGATCAGACAGATCTACAACAGTATCGGCAGGTGACTATGGCtgtgttcgagagcatcaaaacGACTGCAGGCCACTGTCGAATCTACAAGTCACCTTGCATCAAATAActcattatttgtagatcagtcggCCAGTtacaatttacccatgatacattGCGGTTTTGACCCTCTCGAACACGGCCTGTGTGTGTGGTCCAAAAATTCCAAAGGCACGGAGTTGGTAGAAAAGCCAGTAACACTAGAAGTTGTTCTCTCTGTAACAAAGCTATACCTGGTAGATATCCAAGTCCTTTCAGGTTTAGTTGTAGGCTAGGTGTAAACAACATGGGAAGACATTTACAGAGCATTAACTCATGACAGTTATCACTCTGTACTAAAAGTGGtccaacagtggactaatgaataAAACTAAGATTTAAGTTTGAGTGAAATATCCATTTAAGGGTTATGGTTGACATGCAAATCTGTCAAAGTAAACTTGCATATATGTATTTGTGTGCATAGGTTTGTCTGACAAATAGATGAATGTCGTCACCAAATAAAGTGGGGGGGAAATAAGAATAAAGTCTTCTCTCTAAATAAAACACATTTATCAAAACAAACGACAAGATACATGGTATTAATGTAATACAGTTTTGTTATAATCTTTCATTAAATATATTACATACAAATTATACAGTGCATTGTCACAATACATTTCAGGTCAGTTAGAATCTGTGGCAACAGCAGGAAGTCCTGATAGTGTGTTTTCAAAAAAACGTGTCCATCTTTCTCCCACAAGTCAGAAAAAATACCAGAAATCAAAGTAAACAGAAGCGATGGGCGACatcttaaatgtatttgactacaGAATGGCAGAGAGAAAAATCTGTTCTACTTTTCCCCTGTTATTTTCAGAAAGGGGGGAAAGTAGTAGTTTCTCCAAATGTGGCCCCCTAAAACTTCAACGCGCTGCAGTACCTTGCAGTTCCTCATCCGAAGACAAAGGGGGCAGTAGAGAGCCGTGAGAGCAATGAGTCCGCATGGCTGCTGCTGTCCACAGAGTGGCCGTCATAAGGAATGCAACACCACCTCTCACCCAAAcggggggtgaaagagagaggggctttAAAACTGCAGTGGCTGAGTTAAGTGTCTgtttcccaaatggaaccctatgggccctggtcaaaagtagtgcactagggaatagggttcctttTGGGACATAGACTGTGTGCAACTCCATAGAAAGGGAGTTTACTAAGCCCATCATATAGACTCCATTCCTTATAGGAAGATATATAATCTTTGACATCCAAACAaggcacagagacaaactgacggAGGGATATGCGTTCTCTTCCTTTGTCCTCAGTCCTCATCTTCCTCAGTCCTCATCTTCCTCAGTCATTCTCAATACCGTCTGTGTCCGTCGGGggtaggagagggcagggggCGGAGAGACTCCTCACTCGTTTGCCCTTTACACACATACATTTGATGTACACACTtgctcactcctcctcctcctcctctaccaccgGGTGAAGAAGGGTCTCCTGCTCTGGAAGCTCTGTGTGTAAGACTCACTGTTGGCCCTCTGTGGTGCTCTGGCTGTTTCTACTATAACTGGAGGCATCTGGACAAGCTGGAGGGGGGTCTTACTGTCCTTCAGAGCCTGGCTGAGGTTCAGGATCTAGGCCACCAGAggcggtgggggtggggggggtgggggtggaggaatgagagagagaccgacaggtTAGATACTCTCCATAAGGGCATGACATCTGTGATGCATTGTGGGTcaattgtgactgactgatcaACAAAGAATGGGAAGTTATTTCTAAATAAAATAGTTATTTCCAACTTCCATTAAAAATCAATCACTGAACACGACCAGCGCTTATtagagacaggcttctatttCCTTAATGCGCACAGCTTTTGCCCAATCAAAATGTTGAGAAGACTACCACACGGTTTACTGTGACCAGTATACACATTAGAGTAACACATCCAGGGCAGGTTAGGCTTGCAGAGACTGCCTAGTAACCCCAGAGTTCCTGTCTCAGCACCATTCTCTCACTCAGTCTCTCGTATCGGCTATAGTTGAGACGACCACGTCACACCACACTACTGTCTCATCCAAAGACGTTGCTCTGCTTTACGTTACTCACTGACTTTCACTTGTAAACAATTCATCTAGACCCGGCttttatttgctgaaatgtgtgccGATGCCCAGGCTATTAAACATGGACAGGCGGCGTTTAGACACTCTGCGTTTAATTGAACTTTTCCGGGATATATTATTTAAAAAGAGGCTTGGCGTATTTAAAACATACCTGTCCTCTCATAACAGCTATCTGCCTGTGGAACTGCCCTCTGTCGAAGCCTGGGTCTTTCTGCAACACACAGGTCAAGGGTCAAAAATAGAAACACCATCAAAGCTTGGATAATCAGTTCAGTTTGAAGttaactccctccctcctcctcaccttaaACAGTTCGTACAGGTCTTCCTCCAGATCTTTGATAAAGTTGGGATCGGCCAGTTTGGGCAGAACCAGCTCTCTTATCTCCTGGGAGAACGGAACCTTGGCTTGGGACAGCCACGCCCAGTAGAACGGGTCTACGATTTCGTCAAAAAATTAATCAACTTCAGTAAGAAATGCAATGATTGGTCACAGAGAAGGTGCATCTCTATAGGGTGCTCTGTGATTGGTCAGTGGGAAAGTGTGTCTCTACAAACTGCTCTGTGATTGGTCAGAGCATCTCTACAAGCTGTTCAGTGATTGGTTGAGGAGGCAGAGGGCGGTGCTTACAGGCTCTCCAGGAGTCGGGGTGTTTGAGAGGGAAGGCCAGTCCGTTGTCTATAGCAGCTAGTTGGATGATAGGATCCTTCACTACTACCCAGTCTGTGTCctggacagagagagtggaggggagagagagagaggaagggagagagagagagatacaagagagagagagaagggacagaaagagagagagaggaagggagagagagaggaggggtgataGACAGGGAGGGGGTAGAcggagaggtggaaagagagcACTGAGTCAGACATAAGTGCATAAGAGTACTACCCCCCCCAGAACAGACACCGAAAAAGGAACAGACACACGAGGTTTCGGTGCctgttctggtgtgtgtgtgtgtgtgtgtgtgtgcttacccTGCTTCCCTGGTCCATGGGACAGTCATATTTTAGAAGCCAGTTATCGTTTCCTCGATctgtggagacagagaggtgttaGAGTTTAATGTACCTTCCACATCACCATTTCTAAAAGGGATTGACATGTCACATATTCACACAGGTGTCAGTCGGCCTGCTTGTCCTTCACCGTCATCGCCTTGGTTACGTACCTGTGTTCCTGATGATGTAATCGAGGACCACCAGCCTCTCAAACTGTAGTTGCATCTGTctgttggtgttctctggcaaggGGTCT
The window above is part of the Salvelinus fontinalis isolate EN_2023a unplaced genomic scaffold, ASM2944872v1 scaffold_2192, whole genome shotgun sequence genome. Proteins encoded here:
- the LOC129850694 gene encoding phosphatidylinositol 4-kinase type 2-alpha — encoded protein: KIIGVFKPKNEEPYGQLNPKWTKWLQKLCCPCCFGRDCLVLNQGYLSEAGASLVDQKLELNIVPRTKVVYLASETFNYNAIDRVKSRGKRLALEKVPKVGQHFHRIGLPPKLGSFQIFVEGFKDADFWLRRFEADPLPENTNRQMQLQFERLVVLDYIIRNTDRGNDNWLLKYDCPMDQGSRDTDWVVVKDPIIQLAAIDNGLAFPLKHPDSWRAYPFYWAWLSQAKVPFSQEIRELVLPKLADPNFIKDLEEDLYELFKKDPGFDRGQFHRQIAVMRGQILNLSQALKDSKTPLQLVQMPPVIVETARAPQRANSESYTQSFQSRRPFFTRW